In Nostoc sp. UHCC 0926, a single genomic region encodes these proteins:
- a CDS encoding LLM class flavin-dependent oxidoreductase produces MPLQFGIWSPVCGGWLRVVNHEANLSTQDLVKLAVQADELGYHFYYIPEHYLNAVHGPNYNVTDAWVTAALTSLNTKNIKIVAAVQPGFKLPAVVAKLSADIQNQLSNGRFALSGIAGWWKLEVESYGDIWLPHSDRYARLEEYIDVIKGLWTVEAFNYVGKYYTIAGGILSDKPTPTPPIFIAGESDRAIDLAARQGDYLFINADHPEKTAALVQKVKRLASDRYQRQIKVAMSAFAIVREHTAEAEARLSAIYRSADQQQIKYFQEQIDPNVVAHNKLDISQTIEANLGLSAQLVGDRYTVIQRLKEYEAVGVDLIVLKFESMLEDTIRFHKLVISEYTQQNSLIAL; encoded by the coding sequence ATGCCACTTCAGTTTGGAATTTGGTCGCCGGTCTGTGGTGGATGGTTGCGAGTTGTCAACCATGAAGCTAATTTATCCACGCAAGATTTGGTAAAGCTGGCAGTTCAGGCAGACGAGTTAGGTTATCACTTCTATTACATTCCTGAACATTACTTGAATGCAGTTCATGGCCCTAACTATAATGTGACTGATGCTTGGGTTACAGCAGCTTTAACAAGTTTGAATACCAAGAATATCAAGATTGTCGCAGCTGTACAACCTGGTTTTAAACTACCTGCGGTCGTTGCCAAGCTGAGTGCAGACATTCAAAATCAACTCAGTAATGGTAGATTTGCTCTGAGTGGTATTGCAGGTTGGTGGAAATTAGAAGTAGAAAGCTATGGAGATATCTGGTTACCGCACAGCGATCGCTACGCGCGATTAGAAGAATATATTGATGTAATCAAGGGGCTGTGGACAGTTGAAGCTTTTAATTATGTTGGTAAATACTACACGATCGCAGGTGGTATTCTCTCCGATAAGCCTACACCAACACCACCGATTTTCATTGCTGGTGAATCAGACCGGGCGATTGACCTAGCGGCGCGTCAGGGAGATTATTTATTTATCAATGCTGATCATCCTGAAAAAACAGCAGCATTGGTGCAGAAAGTGAAAAGATTGGCTAGCGATCGCTACCAGCGCCAGATTAAAGTAGCAATGAGTGCGTTTGCGATCGTTCGTGAACATACCGCCGAAGCTGAAGCCAGATTATCAGCGATTTATCGTTCTGCCGATCAGCAGCAGATCAAATATTTTCAAGAGCAAATCGATCCTAACGTAGTTGCCCACAACAAACTTGATATCAGTCAAACCATTGAAGCCAATCTAGGTTTATCTGCTCAACTCGTTGGCGATCGCTATACTGTTATTCAACGCCTGAAAGAATACGAAGCAGTTGGCGTTGACTTAATAGTACTCAAATTTGAATCTATGTTAGAAGATACTATTCGCTTCCATAAACTAGTGATTTCCGAATATACACAGCAGAACAGCTTAATTGCCTTGTAA
- a CDS encoding LysR family transcriptional regulator: MNKIKLEDITLNHIKILKAVDDCGSFSKAGQKLGYSQALISKKVKQIEDYFGVVLLNRSPGSICLTNKGKKLISQTLNLVETVENLQEEFQATFSTEGEDLILGATNLILEVWLKQYLQRFQLCFPGRNIKEIAVQNSIFFSNSQLIEMDLLLNSCSGYKEKHHCTRLTTHKMLLVSFGANKHLNKHSLIKINDIDLPDVVLLDAVHQELSKNEFMMNKLSSVKVLYSYQDVLKYASENQKLTIVPDFCQADIISKYKALTLTIQDVNEYGIYLHVPHFSELLISAESLVRSFRLDRDNLESLPNVNLILGSCSSKEENVLRIGIQRDSIGQFIAGYGTKYISDLQRASSSLEQPIFKNIEINRDFELQILPFASGEQMNRQMKRGELDICILDDISLLNNGSQFFDDLSFGSKLIGIASYNLLGEDINIILPKDSSINTIQELKGKRISTLFGSNAHRFIITLFDLYDMDVSKDCRLVNEDPRKASKSLANKTIDAYVCCHTFASILEGYAFVRKLPLSQTVSLRIPSIRGIVCRSQFIKENPKIVVAYLHDLVVANYWFNSSPMNAADLLTKVTDVRKTQVNQFFNPVFGNRIDPTLKPQWSWLLKTLNRRLEGKYGISLFDVDFWIDDYFLRLVYNLLNLDYHFHQVSFASEFSSSYFVEEQFSRHMKVLYNKYDLLLQDSMAIAPQSKPNQ; this comes from the coding sequence ATGAATAAGATTAAACTCGAAGACATTACCCTAAACCACATCAAAATTTTAAAAGCAGTAGATGACTGTGGTAGCTTCTCTAAAGCAGGACAAAAACTAGGGTATAGTCAGGCATTAATTAGTAAAAAAGTCAAGCAAATAGAGGATTATTTCGGAGTAGTTCTTTTAAATCGCTCTCCTGGCTCTATATGCTTGACTAATAAAGGCAAAAAATTGATTTCTCAGACACTTAATCTAGTAGAAACTGTAGAAAATCTGCAAGAAGAATTTCAGGCAACATTTAGCACTGAGGGCGAAGATTTGATATTGGGGGCTACTAATTTAATTTTAGAAGTCTGGCTCAAACAATATTTACAGCGATTTCAGCTTTGTTTTCCAGGGAGAAATATTAAAGAGATTGCGGTTCAGAATAGCATATTTTTCTCAAATTCTCAACTTATAGAGATGGATCTCTTGCTCAATAGTTGCTCTGGATATAAGGAAAAACACCACTGTACTAGATTAACAACTCATAAAATGCTGCTTGTTTCCTTTGGGGCAAATAAGCATCTCAATAAGCATAGTTTAATTAAAATCAATGATATTGATCTACCTGATGTTGTACTTTTAGATGCGGTTCATCAGGAACTATCTAAAAATGAATTTATGATGAACAAATTAAGTAGTGTAAAGGTGCTATATAGTTATCAAGATGTACTAAAATATGCTTCAGAAAATCAAAAATTAACGATTGTACCTGACTTTTGTCAAGCTGATATAATATCTAAATACAAAGCATTAACTCTGACTATTCAAGATGTTAATGAATATGGGATTTATCTTCATGTTCCTCACTTTAGTGAGTTGTTGATATCCGCAGAGAGTTTGGTGAGAAGTTTTAGACTCGATCGGGATAACTTGGAAAGTTTGCCTAATGTGAATCTTATTTTAGGTAGCTGTTCTTCCAAAGAAGAAAATGTTTTGAGGATAGGTATTCAAAGGGATTCCATCGGACAGTTCATTGCTGGGTATGGGACTAAATATATTTCTGATTTACAAAGAGCATCCTCATCACTTGAACAACCTATTTTCAAAAATATTGAAATTAATCGAGATTTCGAGTTACAAATTCTGCCGTTCGCCTCTGGGGAACAAATGAATCGACAGATGAAACGGGGAGAACTGGATATTTGTATTTTAGATGATATTTCTCTCTTGAATAATGGTAGCCAATTCTTTGATGATTTAAGTTTTGGTTCTAAATTAATTGGGATTGCTTCGTATAATCTTTTGGGTGAGGATATTAACATTATTCTCCCTAAAGATTCTTCTATAAATACTATTCAAGAGCTTAAAGGGAAACGAATTTCCACCTTATTTGGTTCAAATGCTCACAGGTTCATCATTACTCTATTTGACCTCTATGATATGGATGTCAGTAAAGATTGCAGATTAGTGAATGAAGATCCTCGCAAAGCAAGCAAGAGTTTAGCAAATAAAACTATAGATGCTTATGTGTGTTGTCACACTTTTGCCTCAATTTTAGAAGGATATGCTTTTGTCAGAAAGCTGCCTTTATCTCAGACGGTTAGTTTAAGAATTCCATCAATCAGAGGAATTGTCTGTCGCTCACAGTTCATTAAAGAAAACCCTAAAATTGTCGTTGCTTATTTACATGATTTAGTCGTTGCTAACTATTGGTTTAATTCATCTCCAATGAATGCGGCAGATTTATTAACTAAAGTAACTGATGTGAGAAAAACTCAAGTAAATCAGTTTTTTAATCCTGTCTTTGGTAACCGCATCGATCCGACGCTCAAACCTCAATGGTCTTGGTTGCTGAAAACTTTAAATCGCAGGTTGGAAGGAAAATATGGCATTTCCCTGTTTGATGTAGATTTTTGGATAGATGATTATTTCTTGAGGCTTGTCTACAATCTGCTGAATCTAGATTATCATTTTCATCAAGTTTCTTTTGCCAGTGAATTTTCTAGCAGCTATTTTGTCGAGGAACAGTTTAGCCGACACATGAAAGTTCTCTATAATAAATACGATCTGTTGCTACAAGATTCAATGGCGATCGCTCCCCAGTCAAAGCCAAACCAGTAA
- a CDS encoding DedA family protein, translated as MHLDLPQLVKSIGYLGVWAIVFAESGLLIGFFLPGDSLLFTAGFVASQNLLNIWVLIFGAFICAVLGDNVGYFTGHKFGRRLFSKEDSWLFHKKHLVKTQNFYEQHGKKTIVLARFLPIVRTFAPIVAGIGAMHYRTFMSYNLVGGFLWTFGITILGFFLGKSLPPEQVDKYLLPIIGLIIVISLVPSIIHVIQENRANKS; from the coding sequence ATGCATCTGGATTTACCACAACTGGTTAAATCAATTGGCTATCTTGGGGTATGGGCAATTGTCTTTGCTGAATCTGGCTTGTTAATTGGTTTTTTTCTGCCTGGAGATAGTTTATTGTTCACTGCTGGATTTGTCGCATCTCAGAATTTACTGAACATTTGGGTTCTGATTTTTGGTGCTTTTATTTGTGCAGTCTTAGGTGACAATGTTGGCTATTTTACTGGGCATAAATTTGGCAGAAGACTATTTTCAAAAGAAGATTCATGGTTGTTTCATAAAAAACATCTTGTTAAAACCCAAAACTTTTATGAACAGCACGGTAAAAAAACGATTGTTTTAGCACGTTTTTTACCCATTGTACGGACTTTCGCGCCGATTGTGGCTGGGATTGGTGCGATGCATTATCGCACATTTATGTCTTACAACTTAGTCGGTGGCTTTCTTTGGACATTCGGCATCACCATCTTAGGGTTTTTCTTAGGAAAATCTCTGCCACCTGAACAGGTAGATAAGTATTTGTTACCGATTATTGGATTAATTATAGTTATTTCTTTAGTGCCATCGATTATTCATGTAATACAAGAAAATAGAGCAAACAAAAGTTGA